A single region of the Prevotella sp. HUN102 genome encodes:
- a CDS encoding DUF5672 family protein gives MNLVKVIIPIYTPTLRGFEQAALDNNMKLLKGFPVAFLKPESVDVSAIHAQYPDAEVMSVSDDWLGTKRGIQGYNAMMMSEKFYELFSEYQYIFICHVDAWIFRNELAAWCGKGYDLVAAPWPTRPRYTRFPLKQYLKLKMLLKPQNRILHCQMFGKIGNGGLCLRKVQTFREACIQYADEINYFNSQTDDLHNEDLFWALVPKLHVPSVEEALTFSFDLKPELSYQLNKHQLPMACHGFNKAPRIAFWRQFIPGI, from the coding sequence ATGAACTTAGTTAAAGTCATTATTCCCATTTATACGCCCACGTTGCGCGGCTTTGAACAGGCTGCTCTCGACAACAATATGAAGTTGCTGAAAGGCTTTCCCGTGGCATTCCTGAAGCCCGAAAGCGTAGACGTGAGTGCCATCCACGCACAATATCCCGATGCCGAAGTGATGAGCGTCAGCGATGACTGGTTGGGAACGAAGCGAGGAATACAGGGCTACAATGCAATGATGATGTCGGAGAAATTCTACGAACTCTTTTCCGAATATCAATACATATTTATCTGCCACGTAGATGCGTGGATCTTCCGAAACGAACTCGCGGCGTGGTGCGGCAAGGGCTACGACCTTGTGGCTGCGCCGTGGCCCACCCGTCCCCGATACACGCGATTCCCGCTGAAACAGTATCTGAAACTGAAGATGCTGCTGAAGCCCCAAAACAGAATACTGCACTGCCAGATGTTCGGCAAGATAGGCAACGGAGGACTCTGTCTCCGCAAAGTTCAGACCTTCAGAGAGGCGTGCATCCAGTATGCCGACGAGATAAATTATTTCAACAGTCAGACCGACGACCTGCACAACGAGGACCTTTTCTGGGCATTGGTGCCAAAACTGCACGTTCCTTCCGTGGAGGAGGCACTGACTTTCTCGTTCGACTTGAAGCCGGAACTCTCCTATCAGCTCAACAAGCATCAGTTGCCGATGGCGTGCCACGGTTTCAACAAAGCACCACGCATAGCCTTCTGGCGGCAGTTCATCCCGGGAATATAA
- a CDS encoding DUF4294 domain-containing protein, with the protein MRFNRIFLAVGFSVISVAMTAQERINPEDRVVDMDSPTFVPMVQIGKTKVGNDSIQYVKTNKIYIFPQLEFKNEKQKQAYNRLVYNIKKVLPIAKECNEIILETGAYLETLPTKKEREAHMKLVEKSIKEEYTPRMKKLTYSQGKLLIKLIDRETSSTGYELVQAFLGPVRAGFYQAFAVLFGASLKKRYNPQGADKLTERIVLQVEAGQL; encoded by the coding sequence ATGCGATTCAACAGAATATTTCTTGCAGTAGGTTTTTCCGTCATTTCCGTTGCAATGACGGCACAGGAACGTATCAATCCAGAGGACAGAGTGGTTGATATGGACTCTCCGACGTTCGTCCCGATGGTGCAGATTGGCAAGACGAAGGTGGGGAACGACAGCATACAATACGTGAAAACGAACAAGATATACATCTTTCCACAGCTCGAATTCAAGAACGAAAAGCAGAAACAAGCCTATAACCGATTGGTTTACAACATAAAGAAGGTGTTGCCCATAGCGAAGGAATGCAATGAAATTATTCTTGAAACAGGCGCATATCTTGAGACGCTGCCGACCAAGAAGGAGCGCGAGGCGCATATGAAACTCGTGGAAAAGAGCATCAAGGAGGAGTACACGCCCCGAATGAAAAAACTCACTTATTCTCAGGGAAAGCTGCTCATAAAACTCATCGACCGCGAAACCAGCTCCACGGGCTACGAGTTGGTGCAGGCATTCCTCGGTCCGGTGCGCGCAGGATTCTATCAGGCGTTTGCCGTTCTCTTCGGTGCAAGCCTCAAGAAAAGGTATAATCCCCAAGGAGCCGACAAGCTGACGGAGCGAATTGTGTTGCAGGTGGAGGCGGGACAGTTGTAG
- a CDS encoding helix-hairpin-helix domain-containing protein, with protein MKRTIIISILCAIAVTAAAQQEHSWERVFDELVMTDDENSTMKEEAFDILCELEQHPLNLNTATREDLERIPFLTAQQIEEIQAYVYQYRGMKTLGELMMIESLDANRRKLLCYFVYVSSEETAHFPSIGNILKYGKHSIMFTAKLPFYERKGDQNGYLGYKYQHSLRYKFHYGDYLQVGLVGAQDAGEPFFANRNSLGYDHYSFYALVRKLGSIKTLAVGCYKVRIGEGLVINNDFNLGKTAMFSTFGRRSSTIRAHSSRSQADYLQGAAATIQLSKRIDMTAFASYRRIDATLNDDGNIQTILKTGYHRTEKEMEKKRNASQTTAGGNLQWAGNGFHIGLTGLYTRFYKSLRPNTSQQYRLYYPQGNDFWNVSVNYGFINHRWNFSGETATRGSGSIAMLNSLSFQATEMLSLMAIQRFYGHRYYSLHAASFSEGGRTQNENGLLLGANWKVNSCLSLTAYTDYAYFAKPRYQASIASDAWDNLIAAVYNRGNYTLSARYRLKIRTRDNAEKTELVGETTQRARFAFAYSEASWSCKTQIDLAHSNYGDASFGYMVSEHATWQPFAWLQASAALGYFHTDDFASRLYTYEQGPLYSFSFPVFYGEGIHCSLFARADVGKHLMFILKCGTTHYFDRAHISSGMQQIDASSMTDLELQMRWKF; from the coding sequence ATGAAACGCACCATAATAATATCCATTCTTTGCGCTATTGCCGTAACTGCCGCCGCACAGCAAGAGCACTCTTGGGAGCGAGTTTTCGACGAACTCGTGATGACGGACGACGAAAACAGCACGATGAAAGAAGAAGCATTCGACATTCTCTGCGAACTGGAGCAGCATCCCCTCAATCTCAACACGGCAACAAGGGAAGACTTGGAGCGCATTCCTTTCCTTACGGCACAGCAGATAGAGGAGATTCAGGCTTACGTGTACCAATACAGGGGGATGAAAACGCTGGGCGAACTGATGATGATCGAATCGCTGGATGCCAACAGACGGAAGCTGCTCTGCTATTTCGTCTACGTCTCTTCGGAGGAAACTGCGCATTTCCCATCGATCGGCAACATATTGAAATACGGAAAACACAGCATTATGTTCACGGCGAAGCTCCCTTTCTATGAACGGAAAGGCGACCAAAACGGCTATCTCGGCTACAAGTATCAGCATTCGCTGCGCTATAAATTCCATTACGGCGACTATCTGCAAGTGGGATTGGTGGGGGCGCAGGACGCCGGCGAGCCATTCTTCGCCAACAGAAACTCTCTGGGCTACGACCATTACAGTTTTTACGCATTGGTGCGCAAACTCGGCAGCATAAAGACGCTGGCAGTAGGATGCTATAAGGTAAGAATAGGCGAGGGACTGGTAATAAACAACGACTTCAATTTGGGAAAAACGGCTATGTTCTCCACTTTCGGGCGAAGGAGCAGCACCATTCGTGCCCATTCCTCACGCTCGCAAGCCGATTATCTGCAAGGTGCAGCGGCAACCATTCAGCTTTCAAAGCGCATTGATATGACGGCATTTGCGTCGTACAGACGAATAGACGCAACGCTGAACGACGATGGAAACATCCAAACAATATTGAAAACGGGCTATCACCGGACGGAAAAGGAAATGGAAAAGAAGCGAAACGCCTCGCAGACCACGGCCGGCGGAAATCTTCAGTGGGCAGGCAACGGATTCCATATCGGGCTGACGGGGCTTTACACTCGCTTCTACAAATCCTTGCGACCGAACACTTCGCAGCAGTATCGGCTCTATTATCCACAGGGAAACGATTTCTGGAACGTGAGCGTGAACTACGGGTTCATCAACCATCGGTGGAACTTCAGCGGCGAAACGGCAACGAGAGGCAGCGGCAGCATTGCAATGCTCAATTCCCTTTCGTTTCAAGCCACGGAAATGCTTTCGCTGATGGCGATTCAACGCTTCTACGGCCACCGGTATTACTCACTCCACGCCGCAAGTTTCAGCGAAGGAGGGCGCACGCAAAACGAGAACGGTCTGCTCTTGGGTGCAAACTGGAAGGTTAATAGCTGTCTCTCGCTGACTGCCTACACCGATTATGCCTACTTCGCAAAGCCCCGCTATCAGGCTTCCATTGCAAGCGATGCGTGGGACAATCTGATAGCTGCCGTCTATAATCGTGGCAACTATACGCTTTCGGCTCGCTACCGACTGAAAATCCGTACGAGGGACAATGCCGAAAAGACCGAACTCGTGGGCGAAACCACGCAACGGGCACGATTCGCCTTTGCTTATTCCGAAGCCTCGTGGTCGTGCAAAACGCAGATAGACCTCGCCCATAGCAACTACGGAGACGCCTCCTTCGGCTATATGGTCAGCGAGCACGCCACGTGGCAACCGTTCGCTTGGCTTCAAGCGTCGGCTGCATTGGGTTATTTCCATACCGACGACTTCGCCTCACGCCTCTATACCTACGAGCAGGGACCGCTCTATTCCTTCAGCTTTCCGGTCTTCTACGGCGAAGGCATCCATTGTTCGCTCTTTGCCCGTGCCGATGTGGGCAAGCATCTGATGTTTATTCTGAAATGCGGCACGACCCATTATTTCGACCGCGCCCATATTTCGTCAGGAATGCAACAGATAGATGCCTCTTCAATGACCGACCTTGAATTGCAGATGAGGTGGAAATTCTAA
- a CDS encoding glutathione peroxidase, protein MATVYDFNLKNKKGGEVSLSEYKGKVLLVVNTATGCGFTPQYEELEAIYKRLKEKGLEILDVPCDQFGHQAPGSDEEIAEFCTMKFGTDFPQFQKSDVNGANELPLYTWLKGQKGYAGGAYDDKLAAVMEKLYNESNPEPRKQDDIQWNFTKFVVNREGEVVARFEPTVALKEVESCIETLL, encoded by the coding sequence ATGGCAACAGTTTATGATTTCAACTTGAAGAATAAGAAGGGTGGCGAAGTGAGCCTTTCAGAGTATAAGGGCAAAGTTCTCCTCGTCGTGAACACGGCGACAGGCTGCGGATTTACACCACAGTACGAGGAATTGGAGGCTATCTACAAGCGGCTGAAGGAAAAAGGATTGGAAATCCTCGATGTTCCTTGCGACCAGTTCGGCCATCAGGCACCCGGTTCCGACGAAGAGATAGCAGAGTTCTGCACAATGAAGTTTGGAACAGACTTTCCACAGTTCCAGAAGAGCGATGTGAACGGTGCCAACGAATTGCCTCTCTACACTTGGCTGAAGGGTCAGAAGGGCTACGCTGGTGGTGCTTACGACGACAAGCTCGCAGCCGTGATGGAGAAACTCTACAATGAGAGCAACCCGGAACCACGCAAGCAGGACGATATTCAGTGGAACTTCACCAAGTTCGTTGTCAATCGTGAGGGAGAGGTAGTAGCTCGTTTCGAGCCTACGGTGGCATTGAAGGAAGTGGAAAGCTGCATCGAGACCCTGCTCTGA
- a CDS encoding glycosyltransferase, whose translation MKIVHISMADFNGAGLCAYRICKAQRALGLDSRMVVLRKKHNDGFITEYGGMKYFLHSVLHKTKKLFYIHDDLNACRALAKKHNAVYTLPVSPIDLTSLKVIREADIIHLHWVGGFLDYRTFFDYFKDKPIVCTLHDQNLLYGLANIEQQRLADNPLERKYYNMKLEQLKKVKRLGVVFLSNMIYDLFGKHEMIDLARKRIIYNLVEHEEYQPRPKSEARKRLGLSEDEKVFAFCACNIHDPLKGLSVLSEALLCIDASYKILAIGKNRSKMVWPNVMEVGRISDQEAMSWVLSAADYFCMPSFKENFAQAPIEAMACGLPVIAFPCSGTSELITPVNGIRCDDFTVDALEKGIRKALQTEYDAAAIREDVIARFSPKKIATDYLDFYNELLEIE comes from the coding sequence ATGAAGATAGTTCATATCAGTATGGCAGACTTCAACGGCGCAGGTCTCTGCGCTTACAGAATCTGCAAGGCGCAGCGGGCATTGGGGCTCGACAGCCGGATGGTGGTGCTGCGCAAGAAGCACAACGACGGTTTCATAACCGAATATGGAGGAATGAAATACTTTCTCCACAGCGTTCTTCACAAGACGAAGAAACTGTTCTACATACACGACGACCTCAACGCTTGCAGGGCATTGGCAAAGAAACACAATGCCGTCTACACGCTTCCGGTGTCGCCGATAGACCTCACGAGCCTGAAAGTAATCAGAGAAGCCGACATCATCCACCTGCACTGGGTGGGAGGATTCCTTGATTACAGAACCTTTTTCGACTATTTCAAGGACAAGCCCATCGTCTGCACGCTCCACGACCAGAACCTTCTCTACGGACTGGCGAACATAGAACAGCAGCGACTGGCCGACAATCCCTTGGAACGCAAGTATTACAATATGAAGCTCGAGCAACTGAAGAAGGTAAAACGCCTCGGCGTAGTCTTCCTTTCAAATATGATCTATGACCTTTTCGGCAAGCACGAAATGATAGACTTAGCAAGGAAGCGAATCATCTACAACCTCGTGGAGCACGAAGAATACCAACCACGCCCGAAATCGGAAGCGAGAAAACGGCTCGGACTATCGGAAGACGAAAAGGTTTTCGCCTTCTGCGCCTGTAACATCCACGACCCTCTCAAGGGACTTTCCGTACTTTCGGAAGCTCTTCTGTGCATAGACGCAAGCTATAAGATACTGGCAATCGGCAAGAACAGAAGCAAAATGGTATGGCCCAACGTGATGGAAGTAGGCCGAATATCCGATCAGGAGGCTATGTCGTGGGTGCTTTCGGCTGCCGATTACTTCTGTATGCCCAGTTTTAAGGAGAACTTTGCGCAAGCCCCTATCGAGGCAATGGCGTGTGGATTGCCCGTAATCGCCTTCCCTTGCAGCGGCACATCCGAACTTATTACGCCCGTCAACGGCATTCGCTGCGATGATTTCACCGTTGATGCGTTGGAAAAAGGCATCCGAAAGGCATTGCAGACCGAATACGATGCCGCTGCCATCAGAGAGGATGTAATCGCCCGTTTCTCGCCCAAAAAGATAGCAACGGACTATCTCGACTTCTATAATGAACTGTTGGAAATAGAATAA
- a CDS encoding glycosyltransferase family 2 protein: MKITAIVVTYNRLELLKKGIDCLRKQARLSDILVVNNGSTDGTDKWLDEQADLTVIHQDNVGGSGGFYTGIKAAYEDGADWLWCMDDDVFPREDCLDRLLAQVEVNVAADGGQPLSILSPRRMMEGSVFTHEFRQFNFTNPIGSMHGKKLNGTETEPTEIVGCDFEGPFISREVVEKIGFPNKEFFIFCDDTDYCLRAHLAGFRLLYVPDALMDKHKFFSNDSWTTRNQKKKWKRFYQVRNEAYMNHHYGKNWGVRYLRSWIGAMGYVVPAILTMPFTKAWQMKDLMMLHRAYYDGIAEKLGKREMKN, translated from the coding sequence ATGAAAATAACAGCTATTGTAGTTACTTACAACCGTTTGGAGCTGCTGAAGAAAGGCATTGACTGCTTACGGAAGCAAGCCCGACTGTCGGACATCCTCGTGGTGAACAATGGCAGCACCGACGGAACCGATAAGTGGCTCGACGAACAAGCCGACCTTACCGTGATTCATCAGGACAACGTAGGTGGATCAGGAGGATTCTATACCGGCATTAAGGCTGCATACGAAGACGGTGCAGACTGGCTTTGGTGTATGGACGACGATGTTTTCCCACGCGAAGACTGCTTGGACAGGCTGCTCGCACAGGTGGAAGTAAACGTTGCTGCCGACGGCGGGCAGCCATTGAGCATACTAAGTCCCCGCAGAATGATGGAGGGCAGCGTGTTCACGCACGAGTTCCGTCAGTTCAACTTCACGAATCCAATCGGAAGTATGCACGGAAAGAAACTCAACGGTACGGAAACCGAACCGACGGAAATAGTAGGCTGCGACTTTGAAGGACCCTTCATCAGCCGCGAAGTGGTGGAAAAAATAGGATTTCCCAACAAGGAATTCTTCATCTTCTGCGATGATACGGACTACTGTCTTCGTGCCCATCTGGCGGGATTCCGTCTGCTTTACGTGCCGGACGCACTGATGGACAAGCACAAATTCTTTTCCAACGATTCGTGGACGACACGCAATCAGAAGAAAAAATGGAAGCGTTTCTATCAGGTTCGCAACGAAGCCTATATGAACCATCACTACGGAAAGAACTGGGGCGTGCGCTATCTGCGCAGTTGGATCGGCGCAATGGGCTACGTTGTTCCCGCCATTCTCACGATGCCGTTTACCAAAGCTTGGCAAATGAAAGACCTGATGATGCTCCATCGTGCTTATTACGACGGCATTGCAGAGAAACTCGGCAAGCGAGAAATGAAGAATTAA
- a CDS encoding bacterioferritin, whose product MDAKKSIEALQFFTTGLTNGAFAHLVQGKHFEALGFSKLAEKYIGHYNEEMEWVKKFITRINDLGGTVKIENQEGRELVKDPVEYVKADLAIQEKGIELLYKCVADLKDDPTTYDILKAYLADEEEDLYWSQGALEMIEMIGRENWLVKQL is encoded by the coding sequence ATGGATGCAAAGAAATCAATCGAGGCTTTACAGTTCTTCACAACAGGTTTGACAAACGGTGCTTTCGCACACTTGGTACAGGGCAAGCACTTTGAGGCTTTGGGTTTCAGCAAGCTCGCTGAAAAGTATATCGGGCACTATAATGAGGAGATGGAATGGGTAAAGAAGTTCATTACCCGCATCAACGACCTTGGCGGCACGGTGAAGATTGAGAATCAGGAAGGCCGCGAACTTGTTAAGGATCCCGTGGAATACGTGAAAGCAGACCTTGCCATTCAGGAAAAGGGCATTGAACTTCTTTACAAATGCGTTGCAGACCTGAAGGATGACCCCACGACATACGACATTCTCAAGGCTTATCTCGCCGATGAGGAGGAAGACCTCTATTGGAGTCAGGGCGCATTGGAGATGATTGAAATGATCGGCCGTGAGAATTGGTTGGTAAAACAGCTTTAA
- a CDS encoding lysophospholipid acyltransferase family protein, with protein MKKVFNYMAYGLAYGFWYLMSLLPFPVLYLLSDFLYLLVARVVKYRHRVIWKNLTESFPEKSEKELRDLEKGFYHWFCDYLVETIKLMTMSPSSLRKRMRFTGMEQFNEVLNNGESCAIYLGHYCNWEWITSLPYWIPEHVQCCELYHPLENEYFDKLFKYVRERQNALCIPMQESLRKILEFKRGNKSLVVGYIADQVPLWWNIHHWVDFLHHDTPVLTGAERIVKHTRQACFYGDVRRVKRGYYECEMKLMMLNPKEAEEFELTDIYFRMLEKTIRRDPVCYLWSHNRWKRTREEFDRNWEVVDGKVLRKQKN; from the coding sequence ATGAAGAAAGTATTCAATTATATGGCTTACGGACTGGCTTACGGCTTCTGGTATCTGATGTCGCTGCTGCCATTCCCGGTGCTTTATCTGCTATCTGATTTCCTCTATCTGCTCGTGGCAAGGGTAGTGAAGTATCGCCACAGGGTAATATGGAAGAATCTCACGGAGAGTTTTCCCGAGAAGAGCGAGAAGGAGCTGCGCGATTTGGAGAAAGGTTTCTATCATTGGTTCTGCGATTATCTCGTGGAGACCATCAAACTGATGACGATGTCGCCCTCATCGCTGCGCAAACGAATGAGATTCACGGGTATGGAGCAGTTCAATGAGGTGCTGAACAATGGCGAATCCTGCGCCATCTATCTCGGACACTACTGTAATTGGGAGTGGATAACGTCCCTTCCCTACTGGATTCCCGAACACGTGCAGTGCTGCGAGCTGTATCATCCGTTGGAGAATGAGTATTTCGACAAGCTCTTCAAGTATGTACGCGAGCGACAGAACGCTCTCTGCATCCCGATGCAGGAATCGCTGCGCAAGATTCTCGAGTTCAAGCGCGGCAATAAGTCGTTGGTTGTGGGCTACATAGCCGATCAGGTGCCGCTGTGGTGGAACATTCATCACTGGGTGGACTTCCTTCATCACGACACTCCTGTACTGACGGGAGCCGAGCGCATCGTAAAGCACACGCGTCAGGCGTGCTTTTACGGCGATGTGCGCCGAGTGAAGCGTGGCTACTATGAGTGCGAGATGAAGCTGATGATGCTCAACCCGAAGGAAGCTGAAGAATTTGAACTTACCGATATCTACTTCAGAATGCTGGAAAAAACCATCAGGCGCGACCCGGTCTGCTATCTGTGGAGCCATAACAGATGGAAGAGAACGCGCGAGGAGTTCGACCGCAACTGGGAAGTAGTGGACGGAAAGGTGCTCAGAAAGCAGAAAAACTAA
- a CDS encoding MarR family winged helix-turn-helix transcriptional regulator, which produces MSYDQLKLENQLCFRLYTASRLITQGYEPFLKKLGITYTQYLVLLVLWEKDDQPVNDIGKKLLLGINTTSPLVKRMEKLGLVARHDSETDRRQQFVYLTQKGKDLQKEAAKIPNCMGETLCECGIDISSLTQMIPVLDDFISKMKDKE; this is translated from the coding sequence ATGTCATACGATCAACTGAAGCTGGAAAATCAGCTCTGTTTCCGTCTCTACACGGCAAGCAGACTGATAACGCAAGGCTACGAACCGTTTCTGAAAAAATTAGGCATCACTTACACGCAGTATCTGGTGCTCCTCGTGCTGTGGGAGAAAGACGACCAGCCCGTGAACGACATCGGAAAGAAACTCCTTCTGGGCATCAACACCACCTCGCCGCTCGTCAAGCGTATGGAGAAACTGGGACTTGTGGCGCGCCACGACAGCGAAACCGACCGGCGGCAGCAGTTCGTCTACCTGACGCAGAAAGGAAAAGACTTGCAGAAAGAAGCGGCAAAGATTCCCAACTGTATGGGCGAAACGCTCTGTGAGTGTGGGATTGACATAAGTTCATTGACGCAAATGATTCCCGTCTTGGACGATTTCATCAGCAAGATGAAGGATAAGGAGTGA